One genomic window of Streptomyces spiramyceticus includes the following:
- a CDS encoding Fpg/Nei family DNA glycosylase, with translation MPEGDSVWQAAHRLHTALAGRPLTRFDLRVPRFATADLTGRTVLDVTPRGKHLLARIEGGLTLHSHLRMDGAWKVYAAGEPWRGGPAHQIRAILGTAHHTAVGYRLPVLELIRTQDEAEAVGHLGPDLLGPDWNADEALRRLLEDPARPLGEALLDQRNLAGIGNVYKSELCFFARATPWLPIGELPAPDRLVAAAKRLLEANRDSPRRRTTLRALTPPLYVYGREGRPCLRCGAPIRVADQGDGTRARPTYWCPRCQLGPTP, from the coding sequence ATGCCCGAAGGAGACTCCGTCTGGCAGGCCGCCCATCGCCTGCACACCGCCCTGGCCGGTCGCCCCCTCACCCGCTTCGACCTGCGCGTCCCCCGATTCGCCACCGCCGACCTGACCGGCCGCACCGTCCTGGACGTCACCCCGCGCGGCAAGCACCTCCTCGCCCGTATCGAAGGCGGCCTCACCCTCCACAGCCACCTCCGCATGGACGGCGCCTGGAAGGTCTACGCCGCCGGAGAGCCCTGGCGCGGCGGCCCCGCCCACCAGATCCGCGCCATCCTCGGCACCGCCCACCACACCGCCGTCGGCTACCGCCTCCCCGTACTGGAACTCATCCGCACCCAGGACGAAGCAGAGGCCGTCGGCCACCTCGGCCCCGACCTCCTCGGCCCCGACTGGAACGCCGACGAAGCCCTCCGGCGCCTCCTGGAAGACCCCGCCCGCCCCCTCGGCGAAGCCCTCCTCGACCAGCGCAACCTCGCCGGCATCGGCAACGTGTATAAGTCGGAGCTCTGCTTCTTCGCCCGCGCCACCCCATGGCTCCCCATCGGCGAACTCCCCGCCCCCGACCGCCTCGTCGCCGCCGCCAAGCGCCTCCTGGAGGCAAACCGCGACAGCCCCCGCCGCCGCACCACCCTCCGCGCCCTCACCCCACCCCTGTACGTGTACGGCCGCGAAGGCCGCCCCTGCCTGCGCTGCGGCGCCCCGATCCGCGTCGCCGACCAGGGCGACGGCACCCGCGCCCGCCCCACGTACTGGTGCCCGCGCTGCCAGTTGGGCCCTACCCCATAG